One Psychrosphaera aestuarii DNA window includes the following coding sequences:
- a CDS encoding PilZ domain-containing protein, translating into MIRYDDNRNFFRMMVNTSIEVEISDADAGRKIDAVCRDLSATGLAIETDEHIEPGTQIMCRVDGTNSDLPALQASATVVRCTLEESGVYTVGVEINEQL; encoded by the coding sequence ATGATTCGATATGACGATAACCGTAACTTTTTTCGAATGATGGTAAATACAAGTATAGAAGTGGAAATTTCAGACGCGGATGCGGGACGAAAAATTGATGCAGTCTGTAGGGATTTGAGCGCAACAGGTCTGGCTATAGAAACAGATGAGCATATAGAACCGGGCACGCAAATAATGTGCAGAGTTGACGGTACAAACAGTGACCTTCCTGCATTACAGGCATCTGCCACAGTAGTACGTTGTACACTTGAAGAGTCAGGTGTTTACACTGTAGGTGTTGAAATAAACGAACAGCTATAG
- the lrp gene encoding leucine-responsive transcriptional regulator Lrp, protein MTSALDRIDKKILVELQKNGRISNIELSKIIGLSPTPCLERVRRLERSGVIEGYQAILNAEAVGATLLVFVEITLEKTAQDVFSDFSKAVKSLDEILECHLVSGSFDYLLKTRVKNMSSYRKLLGDTLLKLPSVSASRTYVVMEEVKANRPVPIYI, encoded by the coding sequence ATGACAAGCGCACTTGATCGAATAGATAAGAAGATTTTAGTAGAACTACAAAAGAACGGTAGGATTTCAAATATAGAGTTAAGCAAGATCATTGGACTGAGTCCAACGCCTTGTTTAGAACGAGTGAGACGCTTAGAGCGCTCAGGGGTTATAGAAGGTTACCAAGCGATATTAAATGCAGAAGCAGTCGGTGCAACACTGCTGGTTTTTGTTGAAATCACACTAGAAAAAACAGCTCAAGATGTATTTAGCGACTTTTCGAAAGCGGTAAAGTCCTTAGATGAGATCTTAGAATGCCATTTAGTCTCCGGTAGTTTTGACTATTTATTGAAGACCCGAGTAAAAAATATGTCTTCGTACAGAAAGTTGTTAGGAGACACTTTACTAAAATTGCCAAGCGTAAGTGCATCAAGAACTTATGTGGTAATGGAAGAGGTAAAGGCAAATAGACCCGTTCCAATATACATTTAG
- the clpA gene encoding ATP-dependent Clp protease ATP-binding subunit ClpA, with amino-acid sequence MLNKALEVTLNDAFRYAKINRHEFMTVEHLLIALLDNQDAKVALEACSADLDKIRVELTEFIAQTTPYLPEEADKEDLDTQPTLGFQRVLQRAVFHVQSSGQQEVSGANVLVAIFSEQESHAVYVLKSFDISRLDIVNFISHGVDKDGDDSDSDEADSGEENSADSESSLDNLCTNLNELAKTGGIDPLIGRDEELERCAQILCRRKKNNPLLIGEAGVGKTAIAEGLAYQIVNGQVPDVLADATVYSLDMGALLAGTKYRGDFEKRLKGLLKQLQAKEHAILFIDEIHTIIGAGAASGGVMDASNLLKPLLSAGKLRCMGSTTYGEYRNIFEKDKALVRRFQKIDVVEPSVEDTTKILIGLKDKYEKHHGVKYTNAALRSAAELSARYINERHLPDKAIDVIDEAGANQKVLPKSKRKKQINVSAIEQIIAKIARIPEKSVSQSDKDVLKNVDRDLKLAVFGQDKAVDALTAAIRLSRAGLGNENKPVGSFLFAGPTGVGKTEVTKQLGKVLGIELVRFDMSEYMEPHAVSRLIGAPPGYVGFDQGGLLTDSVLKHPHCVVLLDEIEKAHPDVFNILLQVMDHGTLTDNNGRKADFRNVILVMTTNAGVQETTRKSIGFAQQDNSTDAMVEINRVFSPEFRNRLDDIVWFNHLDKKVIERVVDKFIVELQSQLDAKQVELFVSDEARLWFAENGYDKDMGARPMSRLIQDKLRKPLANEVLFGELAEGGKVEIEVNEKELSFKFTSKSKVAAESN; translated from the coding sequence ATGTTAAATAAAGCATTAGAAGTAACGTTAAACGATGCATTTCGGTACGCTAAAATAAATCGCCATGAATTTATGACGGTAGAACACCTGTTAATAGCATTACTTGATAATCAAGATGCTAAAGTCGCCTTAGAAGCATGTTCGGCTGACCTAGATAAAATTCGCGTTGAACTGACCGAGTTCATTGCCCAGACTACACCCTATTTACCAGAAGAAGCGGACAAAGAAGATTTAGACACCCAGCCTACACTTGGTTTCCAAAGAGTATTGCAAAGAGCGGTATTCCACGTTCAGTCATCAGGACAGCAAGAAGTCTCCGGGGCGAATGTTTTAGTCGCGATATTTAGTGAACAAGAATCACACGCTGTTTATGTTCTAAAAAGTTTTGATATTAGCCGTCTAGATATTGTTAATTTCATTTCTCATGGTGTTGATAAAGACGGTGACGACTCGGACTCTGACGAAGCAGATTCTGGTGAAGAAAACAGTGCAGATTCTGAGAGCAGTTTAGATAACTTGTGCACTAACTTGAATGAGTTGGCGAAGACTGGTGGCATTGATCCGCTTATTGGAAGAGACGAAGAGTTAGAGCGTTGTGCGCAAATTTTATGTCGTCGTAAAAAGAATAACCCATTACTAATTGGTGAAGCCGGTGTAGGTAAAACTGCAATAGCAGAAGGTCTCGCATATCAAATTGTTAATGGACAAGTTCCTGACGTGCTTGCTGACGCTACGGTATATTCATTAGATATGGGTGCGTTATTAGCGGGAACTAAGTACCGTGGTGATTTTGAAAAACGTCTCAAAGGTTTGTTGAAACAGTTGCAAGCAAAAGAGCATGCCATACTTTTTATTGATGAGATTCATACAATTATAGGAGCCGGCGCTGCGTCTGGTGGTGTTATGGATGCCTCTAATTTGCTTAAACCGTTATTATCAGCCGGCAAGTTACGCTGCATGGGTTCAACAACCTATGGAGAATATCGGAATATATTTGAAAAAGATAAGGCGTTAGTTCGCCGTTTCCAAAAAATTGATGTTGTAGAGCCAAGTGTTGAAGACACAACTAAGATCTTAATTGGTTTAAAAGACAAATACGAAAAGCATCATGGTGTAAAATATACCAACGCCGCGCTTCGTTCTGCAGCTGAACTGTCTGCGAGATACATCAATGAGCGTCATTTACCCGACAAAGCAATTGATGTTATTGATGAAGCTGGTGCTAATCAAAAAGTTTTACCTAAATCAAAGCGTAAAAAACAAATTAATGTTTCTGCCATAGAGCAAATTATTGCAAAAATAGCTCGGATCCCTGAAAAGTCTGTATCGCAATCAGATAAAGATGTATTAAAGAATGTTGATAGAGACCTCAAGTTGGCTGTTTTTGGCCAAGACAAGGCGGTAGACGCTCTTACCGCTGCAATTAGGTTATCGCGAGCAGGCTTAGGAAATGAGAATAAACCTGTAGGTAGCTTTTTGTTTGCTGGCCCAACGGGCGTTGGTAAAACAGAAGTGACTAAACAGTTAGGGAAAGTATTAGGCATAGAATTAGTTAGATTTGATATGTCGGAATACATGGAACCACATGCAGTAAGTCGTTTGATAGGTGCGCCTCCGGGTTATGTTGGCTTTGATCAAGGTGGCTTGCTCACGGATTCGGTGTTAAAACATCCGCACTGTGTTGTTCTACTAGATGAAATAGAAAAAGCTCACCCTGATGTGTTCAATATCCTATTACAAGTTATGGATCATGGTACTTTGACAGACAATAACGGCCGTAAGGCAGATTTTAGAAACGTTATTTTAGTTATGACTACAAATGCCGGCGTTCAAGAAACGACAAGAAAATCAATTGGTTTTGCTCAACAAGATAATAGCACCGATGCGATGGTTGAGATTAATAGGGTGTTTTCTCCAGAGTTTAGAAACCGTTTAGACGACATCGTTTGGTTTAATCATTTAGATAAAAAGGTGATCGAGCGAGTTGTTGATAAATTTATTGTGGAGCTTCAGTCACAATTAGATGCAAAGCAGGTGGAGTTGTTTGTATCTGACGAAGCAAGATTGTGGTTTGCTGAGAACGGCTATGATAAAGATATGGGTGCTCGTCCTATGTCTAGACTAATTCAAGATAAACTTAGAAAACCGTTAGCTAATGAAGTTTTGTTTGGTGAGTTAGCAGAAGGCGGCAAAGTAGAAATTGAAGTAAATGAAAAAGAGTTATCATTTAAATTCACCAGCAAATCGAAAGTCGCTGCGGAATCTAATTAG
- the infA gene encoding translation initiation factor IF-1 has product MAKEDVIEMQGTILDTLPNTMFRVELENGHVVTAHISGKMRKHYIRILTGDKVTVEMTPYDLSKGRITFRAR; this is encoded by the coding sequence ATGGCGAAAGAAGACGTTATTGAAATGCAAGGCACTATCTTAGATACCTTGCCTAATACTATGTTCCGTGTTGAATTAGAAAATGGTCACGTTGTGACAGCACACATTTCCGGAAAGATGCGTAAGCACTACATTCGAATTTTAACGGGTGATAAAGTCACAGTCGAGATGACTCCTTACGATTTGTCGAAGGGTCGTATCACATTCCGTGCTCGTTAA
- a CDS encoding arginyltransferase, whose protein sequence is MPNIKLAVSQPFSCSYLQGKEERLLFYCDDMPMSADLYSLLQANGFRRSEDMVYKPHCDDCKQCQSIRIPVAQFNPSKSQKRVLNKCRQFDVKISTAISDNYYELFEKYINTRHDDGTMYPAEPSQLDSFAKCQWLLPYFIEVYDNNSLIAVGIGDKTADALSAVYTFFDPEYDKYSLGTFMVLKQLEFASTMNKQWLYLGYYIQACAKMNYKTNFKPFQVLHDTIWVEVKSF, encoded by the coding sequence ATGCCAAATATTAAACTCGCCGTCTCACAGCCCTTCTCTTGTAGTTATTTGCAAGGAAAAGAAGAAAGGCTGCTTTTTTATTGTGATGACATGCCGATGTCAGCCGATCTATATAGCCTCCTGCAGGCAAACGGATTTAGACGTTCAGAAGATATGGTATACAAACCTCATTGTGACGACTGCAAACAATGTCAATCAATTAGAATCCCTGTTGCCCAGTTTAACCCATCTAAAAGTCAGAAAAGAGTGTTAAACAAATGCCGTCAATTTGATGTGAAGATATCAACAGCAATATCCGACAATTATTATGAGCTATTTGAGAAATACATAAATACTCGCCACGATGATGGTACAATGTACCCAGCAGAGCCTTCTCAATTAGATAGCTTTGCAAAGTGCCAATGGTTATTACCCTATTTTATAGAGGTATATGACAATAACAGTTTAATTGCTGTTGGAATTGGTGATAAAACGGCCGATGCGTTATCTGCGGTGTACACTTTTTTTGACCCCGAATATGACAAATACTCTTTAGGGACATTTATGGTGTTAAAGCAACTTGAATTTGCATCGACTATGAATAAACAATGGCTATATTTAGGCTATTACATCCAAGCGTGCGCTAAGATGAACTACAAAACAAACTTCAAACCTTTTCAAGTGTTACATGACACAATTTGGGTTGAAGTGAAAAGCTTTTAA
- the ald gene encoding alanine dehydrogenase, with the protein MIVGVPKEIKNHEYRVGLTPAAAKEFVAHGHKVIIETNAGASIGFYNEDYVAAGASIIDSAEEIFATADMIVKVKEPQPNECKMLREGQTLYTYLHLAPDPLQTELLVASGATCIAYETVTDNFGGLPLLAPMSEVAGRMSIQAGAHHLEKAQGGSGTLLGGVPGVAPAKVVVVGGGVVGTNAAKMAVGMGADVTILDRSLPRLRQLDDIFRGTVKTVYSTVDALDYYTAKADLVVGAVLIPGAAAPKLITKEHIKNMKPGSVLVDVAIDQGGCFETSRATTHQDPTYIIDDVVHYCVANMPGGVARTSTMALNNATLPFGLALANKGPVKAMLEDKHLLAGLNVHKGKVTYKAVVDALGEQLNLEYMDAVQALSL; encoded by the coding sequence ATGATTGTAGGTGTTCCTAAAGAGATTAAAAATCACGAGTACCGCGTAGGCTTAACTCCAGCGGCCGCAAAAGAATTTGTTGCTCATGGTCATAAAGTAATTATCGAAACGAATGCCGGTGCATCAATCGGCTTTTATAATGAAGACTACGTTGCTGCTGGTGCTTCTATTATTGACTCCGCAGAAGAAATATTTGCTACCGCAGATATGATCGTTAAGGTAAAAGAGCCTCAACCAAACGAATGTAAAATGTTACGCGAAGGTCAAACTTTATACACCTACTTACATTTAGCCCCAGATCCTCTACAGACTGAATTACTTGTAGCCTCAGGTGCTACCTGTATAGCCTATGAAACTGTTACCGATAACTTCGGTGGTTTACCGTTATTAGCCCCAATGAGTGAAGTAGCCGGCCGTATGTCAATTCAAGCTGGCGCACACCATTTAGAAAAAGCCCAAGGTGGCAGTGGCACTTTATTAGGCGGCGTACCTGGTGTTGCACCTGCTAAAGTTGTTGTTGTTGGTGGTGGTGTAGTTGGTACAAACGCTGCAAAGATGGCCGTTGGTATGGGAGCTGACGTAACAATTCTAGACCGCTCTTTACCTCGCTTACGTCAGTTAGACGATATTTTCCGTGGCACGGTAAAAACAGTATATTCTACGGTTGATGCATTAGATTATTACACAGCCAAAGCAGACTTAGTCGTTGGCGCTGTATTAATCCCTGGCGCGGCGGCTCCTAAGTTAATTACGAAAGAACATATCAAAAATATGAAACCGGGCTCAGTTCTTGTGGATGTTGCAATTGACCAAGGCGGATGTTTTGAAACTTCAAGAGCAACGACTCATCAAGACCCAACATATATTATTGATGATGTGGTTCATTATTGTGTTGCTAATATGCCTGGTGGCGTAGCTCGTACATCAACAATGGCTTTAAACAACGCAACATTACCATTTGGACTTGCATTAGCAAACAAGGGTCCTGTTAAAGCTATGTTAGAAGATAAGCATTTGTTGGCTGGATTAAACGTACACAAAGGTAAAGTTACTTACAAAGCGGTAGTTGATGCTTTAGGTGAGCAACTAAACCTAGAATATATGGACGCTGTTCAAGCGCTATCGTTATAA
- a CDS encoding response regulator — MHKINVLLVDDEYFNFEMLNITLGDSFNISYAKSGQEALSKIVSDKPDVLLLDVCMPGLDGYDTCKLVKNTPETKAIPIIMLSGLENSQDKSEAFASGCDDYVTKPFEIAELKEKLIKFAKLT; from the coding sequence ATGCATAAAATAAATGTTTTACTGGTCGATGATGAATATTTCAACTTTGAAATGTTGAATATTACTTTAGGTGACTCTTTTAATATATCGTATGCTAAATCTGGTCAAGAGGCTCTATCTAAGATTGTCTCTGACAAGCCAGATGTGCTTCTGCTTGATGTTTGTATGCCAGGGTTAGATGGCTACGATACTTGCAAACTAGTTAAAAATACGCCTGAAACAAAGGCTATACCAATAATAATGTTGTCCGGATTAGAAAATAGTCAGGATAAAAGTGAAGCTTTTGCTAGTGGCTGTGACGATTATGTGACTAAACCATTTGAAATCGCTGAGTTAAAAGAAAAATTGATAAAATTTGCAAAACTTACATAA
- the trxB gene encoding thioredoxin-disulfide reductase, whose protein sequence is MSAVQHHNLIILGSGPAGYTAAVYAARANLKPVLITGLQQGGQLTTTTEVENWPGDANDLTGPVLMERMREHAEKFETQILFDHINEVDFSKKPYTLKGDSETYTCDALIICTGASAQYLGLESEQAFMGRGVSACATCDGFFYRNQKVAVVGGGNTAVEEALYLSNIASEVHLVHRRDTFRAEKILVNRLMDKVANGNIVLHTDRTLDEVLGDDMGVTGVRLEDTKSGEKEELAVMGVFIAIGHKPNTGMFEGKLEMNNGYIKINSGLEGNATQTSVEGVFAAGDVCDHIYRQAITSAGTGCMAALDAERYLDAQ, encoded by the coding sequence ATGAGCGCAGTACAGCATCACAACTTAATCATCCTAGGCTCAGGACCAGCTGGCTACACAGCCGCGGTTTATGCAGCAAGAGCAAACTTAAAACCAGTATTAATTACCGGTTTACAACAAGGTGGCCAACTAACGACAACCACAGAAGTAGAAAATTGGCCTGGTGATGCAAACGATTTAACCGGTCCTGTTTTAATGGAACGAATGAGAGAGCATGCAGAAAAGTTTGAAACTCAAATACTGTTTGACCATATTAATGAAGTGGATTTTTCTAAAAAACCATACACTTTAAAAGGTGATTCAGAAACTTATACCTGCGATGCATTAATTATATGTACAGGAGCCTCGGCACAATACTTAGGCTTAGAGTCAGAACAAGCATTTATGGGCCGCGGTGTTTCAGCTTGTGCAACATGCGACGGGTTCTTTTATCGTAATCAAAAAGTTGCTGTTGTTGGTGGTGGTAATACAGCTGTAGAAGAAGCTCTATATTTATCTAACATAGCTTCAGAAGTACACTTAGTGCACCGTCGTGATACATTTAGAGCGGAGAAAATTCTAGTTAACCGTCTAATGGATAAAGTAGCTAACGGTAACATTGTATTACATACGGATCGTACTCTAGACGAAGTATTGGGCGATGACATGGGCGTAACAGGTGTCCGTCTAGAAGATACGAAGTCTGGCGAAAAAGAAGAACTTGCAGTAATGGGTGTGTTTATCGCTATCGGTCATAAACCTAACACTGGCATGTTTGAAGGTAAACTAGAGATGAACAATGGTTACATCAAAATCAATAGTGGCTTAGAAGGCAACGCAACACAAACTAGTGTTGAAGGCGTTTTCGCTGCTGGTGACGTATGCGATCATATTTATCGTCAAGCTATAACTTCAGCTGGTACAGGTTGTATGGCTGCTTTAGACGCTGAGCGTTACTTAGACGCACAGTAA
- the aat gene encoding leucyl/phenylalanyl-tRNA--protein transferase, with protein sequence MSKSLTYLTDDTQWFPCVKNALDEPSGLLAVGGDLSVERVSYAYQHGIFPWYSEGEPLLWWSPDPRAVIDPNAIRINKSLKKFLKRCDYKVTVNQCFEDVITMCSQPRVDDGTWIFPEMIKAYTDLHYAGYAHSIEIWQSSNNQQILIGGLYGVLVGSCFCGESMFSLQPNASKVALLSLGELISPFENALIDCQIANPYLMSMGAKTVSREWFINRLEKAKESTIPLSVFNATVLSPACLNK encoded by the coding sequence ATGTCTAAATCTCTCACCTACCTAACAGATGACACACAATGGTTTCCTTGTGTGAAAAATGCGTTAGACGAGCCTAGCGGTTTGCTCGCTGTGGGTGGTGATCTCTCGGTAGAACGCGTTTCTTATGCTTATCAGCATGGAATTTTCCCTTGGTACAGTGAGGGTGAGCCGCTTCTTTGGTGGTCTCCTGATCCTCGTGCAGTAATCGACCCAAACGCTATCCGAATTAATAAATCATTAAAGAAATTTTTAAAACGGTGTGATTATAAAGTTACCGTTAATCAATGTTTTGAAGATGTTATTACAATGTGCTCTCAACCTAGAGTTGATGACGGTACATGGATATTCCCCGAAATGATTAAAGCCTATACCGATTTACACTATGCGGGTTACGCGCACTCAATCGAAATTTGGCAATCATCGAATAATCAACAAATCTTAATTGGTGGATTATACGGCGTATTGGTAGGCAGTTGTTTTTGTGGGGAGTCAATGTTTTCGTTACAGCCTAATGCATCAAAAGTTGCACTTTTGTCGCTTGGCGAGCTTATTTCTCCATTTGAAAACGCTTTAATAGATTGCCAAATTGCAAATCCATATCTAATGAGTATGGGAGCTAAAACGGTATCTCGCGAGTGGTTTATTAATAGGCTAGAAAAGGCTAAGGAGAGCACAATTCCACTCTCTGTTTTTAATGCAACCGTTCTTTCGCCTGCTTGTTTGAATAAGTGA
- a CDS encoding TIGR04219 family outer membrane beta-barrel protein has product MKKTIIALGLAFASASASAAPLVDVWAGAYAWNTTYEGLVSANPNSLDLQDDLNLEDSTNNVIWAAFEHPIPVIPNIQIKQTTLDTTGFAQFDNNYRFGGDTTGNGRLDVVTDLSHTDYTLYWGLPLPVVTVDFGLNVRKFDGFVNIGNATAELDSPVPMLFARVGAELPFTGLAIMGEANYVGYGDTDHTDFQIVLRYTLPMIPVLDVNLEAGYRSFQLNIDPTDFDGDEDDLMADIDMSGAFVGLSLHF; this is encoded by the coding sequence ATGAAAAAAACAATTATCGCATTAGGATTAGCATTTGCGTCTGCAAGTGCAAGTGCAGCTCCTTTAGTGGACGTTTGGGCTGGAGCGTATGCATGGAATACAACCTATGAAGGCCTTGTCTCTGCAAATCCGAACAGTTTAGATCTACAAGACGATTTAAATTTAGAAGACTCCACAAATAACGTAATTTGGGCTGCATTTGAGCATCCAATCCCGGTTATTCCTAATATCCAGATAAAACAAACCACTCTCGACACTACAGGTTTTGCTCAATTTGATAATAACTACCGTTTTGGTGGCGACACGACAGGAAATGGTCGTTTAGATGTAGTGACTGACCTTTCACACACCGATTATACTTTGTACTGGGGTTTACCTTTACCAGTCGTAACGGTTGACTTCGGTTTAAACGTTCGTAAATTCGATGGTTTTGTAAACATTGGAAATGCGACGGCTGAACTTGATAGCCCAGTGCCTATGTTATTCGCACGTGTTGGAGCTGAATTACCATTTACTGGACTGGCGATAATGGGTGAAGCTAATTATGTAGGTTACGGTGATACAGACCATACAGACTTTCAAATTGTATTACGTTACACCTTGCCTATGATTCCAGTACTTGACGTTAACTTAGAGGCTGGCTATCGCTCGTTTCAGTTAAATATAGACCCTACTGACTTTGATGGTGATGAAGACGACCTAATGGCTGACATTGATATGTCTGGCGCATTTGTTGGCTTGTCTTTGCATTTCTAA
- the clpS gene encoding ATP-dependent Clp protease adapter ClpS has protein sequence MPNLSNNDQGTGLAKEASKSKLKRPPMYKVILNNDDYTPMDFVVEVLLKFFAMDLERANHIMFRVHKEGKAVVGTYSAEIAETKVAQVNQYSRASQHPLLCTMEQE, from the coding sequence ATGCCAAATTTAAGCAACAATGATCAGGGAACCGGCTTAGCAAAGGAAGCATCTAAGTCTAAACTTAAAAGACCACCTATGTATAAAGTGATCTTGAATAATGACGATTACACCCCCATGGACTTTGTAGTAGAAGTTTTACTTAAGTTTTTCGCTATGGATTTAGAGCGAGCGAACCACATTATGTTTCGAGTTCACAAAGAAGGGAAAGCTGTGGTTGGTACATATTCAGCAGAAATTGCCGAAACTAAGGTTGCTCAAGTCAATCAATACTCACGAGCGAGTCAGCATCCATTGTTGTGTACGATGGAGCAAGAGTAG
- the cspD gene encoding cold shock domain-containing protein CspD, translating to MAVGKVKWFNNAKGFGFIREDGKEEDIFAHFSTITMDGYKTLKAGQEVEFELSEGPKGLHATNIKLDEK from the coding sequence ATGGCAGTCGGAAAAGTGAAATGGTTCAACAACGCTAAAGGTTTCGGATTTATTCGTGAAGATGGCAAAGAAGAAGACATATTTGCTCATTTTTCAACAATAACTATGGACGGTTATAAAACGCTAAAAGCAGGCCAAGAGGTTGAGTTTGAGCTAAGTGAAGGACCCAAGGGTCTTCATGCAACCAACATAAAGCTTGATGAAAAATAA